In Nomia melanderi isolate GNS246 chromosome 5, iyNomMela1, whole genome shotgun sequence, a single genomic region encodes these proteins:
- the GluProRS gene encoding glutamyl-prolyl-tRNA synthetase encodes MTHKLTVDSKNPPTEALIIVQLINSESKEKIEVVWCNDWNNKGNVQLKDSQNKVLAERSSDVCRYFARTTHTDLYGGVNPLEKTEVDHWLSFAIGPLGSLPLKENTLQYLDNILMTSTWLVSKQLTLADIFVFCALLEKEFITKFKEQFINISRWYKQILSLSAVAEALSSVRKNAKMVVNNARSEKAANKQTGQRKQEGKFIELPGAEMGKVVVRFPPEASGFLHIGHAKAALLNQYYAEAFKGQLIMRFDDTNPAKETVEFETAILEDLELLQIKPDRFTHSSDYFDLMLEYCTKLIKEEKAYVDDTPANVMKEQRDQKLMSLNRNNSVEKNLQLWNEMQQGTTKGQECCVRAKIDYESANGCLRDPTIYRCKPEPHPRTGTKYKVYPTYDFACPIVDAIENVTHTLRTTEYHDRDAQFYWIIDALGLRRPYIWEYSRLNMTNTVLSKRKLTWFVNEGLVDGWDDPRFPTVRGILRRGMTVEGLKQFIIAQGSSRSVVFMEWDKIWAFNKKVIDPIATRYTALDYNKLVPVHITNAKEEWLTVQNHPKDPSKGTKQVLTGSVLYIEKDDADVLVENQNTTFINWGNILIKKIEKSNGVVTKVLAELNLENKDYKNTLKITWLTKPSDTSDDDISKSSLIPCYAVYFDHIISKPVLGKDDDFKDFIAKATRVETQMVGETELKRVKKGEIIQLQRKGFFRCDIPYASASPFSSREQPLILFHVPDGHATNPSKTPTTTPTNTNKEASQKNGSTHDANVINEKIITQGDKVRVLKSQKADKAAIDAEVKILVNLKAEYKACTGKEWKPEKTPSKLPQTTASVNSDKNKLSDDIVQQENKIKELMEKINQENQRLSTLKTEFRNKTGNEWTETGSQNISQCNATSVDKKLSPATDLKNTTEPTVDQLSENIQKQGDKVRQLKASKAEKSAIDQEVKLLLKLKADYKDATGQEWKPPAATPIKTVNKEELNTDQLSESIQKQGDKVRQLKASKAEKSAIDQEVKLLLKLKADYKDATGQEWKPPAATPIKTVNKEELNTDQLSESIQKQGDKVRQLKASKAEKSAIDQEVKLLLKLKADYKDATGQEWKPSATTPIKTVNKEELNTDQLSESIQKQGDKVRQLKASKAEKSAIDQEVKLLLKLKADYKDATGQEWKPPAATPIKTVNKEELNTDQLSESIQKQGDKVRQLKASKADKNIIDQEVKVLLELKSNYKMVTGEEWKPQTSDATSKKKKDISKTEKQKNSSNKEVVKSEGVKDADSGKTGTRLGMEVKKEENFFDWYSQIITKSGMIEYYDVSGCYILRPWSFSIWKIIKDYIDKEITQLGVQECYFPIFVTRAVLEKEKTHIADFAPEVAWVTKCGESDLAEPIAIRPTSETVMYPAYAKWLKSDTELPLKLNQWNNVVRWEFKDPKPFLRTREFLWQEGHTAFATKAEADEEVLTILDIYARVYEDLLAIPVIKGRKTEKEKFAGGDYTTTVEAFISTSGRAVQGATSHHLGQNFSKMFNIQVEGATESDEKTFVYQNSWGLTTRTIGVMIMVHGDDKGLVLPPNVACIQAIIVPCGITANTTLEQREHLSAECNKLLDELSKDKTVRVKADYRSNRTPGWKFNHWELKGVPVRIELGPKDLEKEQVTFVRRDTSERVVAKRIEVLSALHNLLADIQSNMLAKARKNLNEHIKRVDNWDDFCPELNKKNILLSPFCGEISCEDNIKADSARENVGEELGTLSMGAKSLCIPFEQPASPTHLNEQKCVYPGCQNKPKFYTLFGRSY; translated from the exons ATGACACATAAACTTACGGTGGATTCAAAAAATCCCCCGACTG AAGCTTTGATAATAGTACAACTAATTAACTctgaaagtaaagaaaaaatcgaGGTAGTTTGGTGTAATGATTGGAACAATAAAGGCAATGTCCAATTAAAGGACAGTCAAAATAAAGTATTAGCAGAAAGGAGTAGTGATGTTTGTCGTTACTTTGCTAGGACTACACATACAGATCTCTATG GAGGTGTCAATCCTCTTGAAAAAACTGAGGTTGATCATTGGCTTTCCTTTGCGATCGGACCTTTAGGATCTCTTCCATTGAAAGAAAACACGCTGCAATATTTGGACAATATATTAATGACATCTACTTGGTTGGTCTCCAAACAGTTAACATTAGCTGATATCTTTGTATTTTGTGCACTTTTGGAGAAGGAGTTTATAACAAAGTTTAAAGAGCAATTTATTAACATAAGTAGATGGTATAAACAAATTCTATCACTGTCTGCTGTTGCAGAAGCATTATCCTCAGTTAGAAAGAATGCCAAAATGGTTGTTAACAATGCACGATCCGAAAAGGCTGCGAATAAGCAAACTGGCCAAAGGAAACAAGAAGGTAAATTCATTGAATTGCCTGGAGCAGAAATGGGAAAA GTTGTAGTACGTTTTCCACCAGAAGCAAGTGGATTTTTGCATATTGGTCATGCCAAAGCAGCTTTGTTGAATCAGTATTATGCAGAAGCTTTCAAAGGACAACTTATTATGAGATTTGATGACACAAATCCTGCGAAAGAAACTGTGGAATTTGAGACAGCTATTTTGGAAGATTtagaattattacaaattaaaccAGATCGATTCACACATTCTTCTGATTACTTTGATTTGATGTTGGAGTACTgtactaaattaataaaagagGAAAAAGCATATGTAGATGATACTCCTGCTAATGTAATGAAAGAACAACGTGATCAAAAGTTAATGTCATTAAATAGGAATAATT ctGTTGAAAAGAATCTTCAATTGTGGAACGAAATGCAACAGGGAACTACAAAGGGACAGGAATGCTGTGTTAGAGCAAAAATTGATTATGAATCAGCAAATGGATGTTTACGAGATCCAACAATATATAGATGTAAACCAGAGCCTCATCCTCGAACTGGAACGAAATacaa AGTGTACCCGACATATGATTTTGCTTGCCCCATCGTCGATGCTATTGAAAACGTTACACATACTTTACGTACAACAGAGTATCACGACAGAGATGCTCAATTTTATTGGATAATCGATGCTCTAGGCTTGAGACGTCCTTATATATGGGAATACTCGCGTTTGAATATGACCAACACAGTACTCTCTAAAAGAAAACTAACTTGGTTTGTCAATGAAGGTCTCGTTGATGGATGGGACGATCCGCGGTTTCCAACAGTAAGAGGTATTTTAAGAAGAGGAATGACCGTCGAAGgattgaaacaatttataattgcCCAAGGTAGCTCCAGATCTGTTGTTTTCATGGAATGGGATAAAATATGGGCATTTAACAAAAAAGTTATTGATCCAATTGCTACTAG ATATACTGCTTTAGATTATAATAAACTTGTACCCGTTCATATAACCAATGCAAAGGAAGAATGGTTAACAGTTCAAAATCATCCAAAAGATCCCTCTAAAGGTACCAAACAGGTGCTAACAGGTTCAGTGTTATACATAGAGAAAGATGATGCAGACGTATTAGTTGAAAATCAAAACACAACCTTCATCAATTGGggcaatatattaataaaaaaaattgaaaaaagcaATGGAGTTGTTACGAAAGTACTAGCTGAATTAAATTTGGAGAATAAAGATTACAAGAATACATTGAAAATCACTTGGTTAACAAAACCTTCTGATACCAGTGACGATGATATTAGTAAATCTAGTCTAATACCATGTTATGCTGTATATTTTGATCATATTATAAGCAAACCAGTTTTGGGGAAAGATGATGATTTTAAAGATTTCATTGCAAAAGCTACAAGA GTAGAGACACAAATGGTTGGAGAAACGGAATTGAAACGTGTGAAGAAaggagaaattattcaattacaaaGGAAAGGGTTTTTCCGGTGCGATATACCTTACGCATCTGCCAGTCCATTTTCTTCTAGGGAACAACCCTTAATTCTATTTCATGTACCGGATGGACATGCTACCAACCCCTCAAAAACTCCAACCACTACACCAACAAATACGAACAAAGAAGCTTCACAGAAAAAT GGTTCCACGCACGATGCTAACGTgatcaatgaaaaaattattactcAAGGCGATAAAGTGCGTGTTCTAAAATCCCAGAAAGCAGACAAAGCTGCAATTGATGCAGAGGTGAAAATACTTGTAAACTTAAAAGCCGAATATAAGGCATGTACTGGGAAAGAATGGAAACCAGAAAAGACTCCAAGTAAATTACCACAAACCACAGCATCCGTTAATtcggataaaaataaattgtccgATGATATTGTTCAgcaggaaaataaaattaaggaattaatggaaaaaataaatcaagaaaATCAACGCCTTTCCACATTAAAGACAGAGTTTAGAAATAAAACAGGCAATGAATGGACAGAAACAGGAAGTCAGAATATATCACAATGTAATGCAACAAGTGTTGATAAAAAACTTAGCCCGGCAactgatttaaaaaatacaacagAGCCTACAGTTGATCAACTCTCTGAGAATATACAAAAACAAGGAGACAAAGTGAGGCAGTTAAAAGCATCTAAAGCTGAAAAAAGCGCTATCGATCAAGAAGTAAAGTTGCTTCTTAAGTTGAAGGCCGATTATAAAGATGCAACAGGTCAGGAATGGAAGCCACCTGCTGCAACACCAATTAAAACCGTAAATAAAGAAGAACTCAATACTGATCAGCTTTCAGAGAGTATACAAAAACAAGGAGACAAAGTGAGGCAGTTAAAAGCATCTAAAGCTGAAAAAAGCGCTATCGATCAAGAAGTAAAGTTGCTTCTTAAGTTGAAGGCCGATTATAAAGATGCAACAGGTCAGGAATGGAAGCCACCTGCTGCAACACCAATTAAAACCGTAAATAAAGAAGAACTCAATACTGATCAGCTTTCAGAGAGTATACAAAAACAAGGAGACAAAGTGAGGCAGTTAAAAGCATCTAAAGCTGAAAAAAGCGCGATCGATCAAGAAGTAAAGTTACTACTTAAGTTGAAGGCCGATTATAAAGATGCAACAGGTCAGGAATGGAAGCCATCTGCTACAACACCAATTAAAACCGTAAATAAAGAAGAGCTCAATACTGATCAGCTTTCAGAGAGTATACAAAAGCAGGGAGACAAAGTGAGGCAGTTAAAAGCATCTAAAGCTGAAAAAAGCGCTATCGATCAAGAAGTAAAGTTGCTTCTTAAGTTGAAGGCCGATTATAAAGATGCAACAGGTCAGGAATGGAAGCCACCTGCTGCAACACCAATTAAAACCGTAAATAAAGAAGAACTCAATACTGATCAGCTTTCAGAGAGTATACAAAAACAAGGAGACAAAGTGAGGCAGTTAAAAGCATCTAAAGCTGATAAGAATATCATTGATCAAGAAGTAAAAGTTCTCCtggaattaaaaagtaattataaaatggtAACTGGTGAAGAATGGAAACCACAAACGTCAGATGCAACttccaaaaagaaaaaagatatcTCTAAGActgagaaacaaaagaattcttCTAACAAAGAAGTAGTAAAAAGTGAGGGTGTAAAAGATGCGGACAGTGGAAAAACTGGAACCAGATTAGGAATGGAAGTgaagaaagaggaaaactttTTCGATTGGTATTCTCAAATCATTACTAAAAGTGGTATGATTGAATATTACGACGTGTCTGGTTGCTATATTCTTCGCCCGTGGAGCTTCTCcatatggaaaataataaaggaTTACATCGACAAGGAAATAACACAACTGGGTGTACAAGAATGCTATTTTCCTATTTTCGTTACACGAGCAgtcttagaaaaagaaaagacacACATAGCAGATTTTGCACCAGAAGTTGCTTGGGTTACAAAATGTGGAGAATCGGATTTAGCAGAACCAATTGCTATCAGACCAACGTCAGAGACCGTCATGTATCCAGCCTATGCCAAATGGTTGAAGTCTGATACTGAACTTCCTTTGAAGCTTAATCAATGGAACAATGTAGTGAGATGGGAATTCAAGGACCCCAAACCTTTCCTACGTACAAGGGAATTTTTGTGGCAAGAAGGACACACTGCTTTTGCTACTAAGGCTGAAGCGGATGAAGAAGTACTGACGATTTTAGATATATACGCTAGAGTGTATGAAGATTTATTAGCAATACCTGTCATTAAAGGTCGTAAAACTGAAAAAGAGAAGTTCGCTGGAGGTGATTACACTACCACAGTGGAAGCTTTCATCTCCACAAGTGGTCGTGCTGTACAAGGAGCAACTAGTCATCATTTAGGACAAAATTTctctaaaatgtttaatattcaagtGGAGGGTGCAACAGAAAGCGACGAGAAAACATTCGTTTATCAGAATTCGTGGGGTTTAACAACTAGAACGATTGGTGTCATGATAATG GTTCACGGGGACGACAAAGGTCTAGTGCTCCCACCGAATGTGGCTTGTATTCAGGCTATTATAGTACCTTGTGGAATCACAGCTAATACAACTCTAGAACAAAGAGAACATTTATCCGCTGAATGTAACAAACTACTGGATGAGCTTTCAAAGGACAAAACAGTTAGAGTAAAGGCTGATTATCGTAGCAATCGAACTCCTGGTTGGAAATTCAATCATTGGGAACTGAAGGGAGTGCCTGTAAGAATTGAATTAGGACCCAAAGATTTGGAGAAAGAACAAGTCACATTTGTACGTAGAGATACTTCAGAAAGGGTAGTTGCAAAAAGAATCGAAGTGCTTTCCGCATTACATAACTTATTGGCTGATATACAGTCTAACATGCTTGCAAA agCGAGGAAAAATTTGAATGAGCATATTAAACGTGTTGACAACTGGGATGATTTTTGTCCTGAACTCAATAAGAAGAATATACTCTTATCACCATTTTGTGGAGAAATATCTTGCGAAGATAACATTAAAGCTGATAGCGCTCG TGAGAACGTAGGAGAAGAACTTGGAACACTCTCAATGGGCGCTAAAAGTCTTTGTATACCTTTTGAACAGCCAGCCTCTCCGACCCATCTAAACGAACAAAAATGCGTTTATCCCGGTTGTCAGAATAAACCtaagttttatacactttttggTCGCAGCTATTAA
- the PKD gene encoding serine/threonine-protein kinase D3: MEGPEITFLFQFGLTRDTVTVDGSTLTLRALKEFACDFINTKCPEHGLNHLFERLLLFKHDYNSTNILQLITNTTEVVDETLVEIVLTAQVPNEEVPIRSHALSVHSYKVPTFCDFCGEMLFGLVRQGLKCEGCGMNYHKRCVIKIPNNCSQDVNQRRRSSAMLNVPRSPSQGSTSSLTSISDDNHSTNNMPNVSQNSSTLTIPSIMAPKQSRSPSLGGRPVWVERELATRIKIPHTFVVHTYTRPTVCGHCKKLLRGLFKQGLQCKDCQYNAHKKCIDKIPKDCTGENPRDNTGNEYPDSGVGSEPEGKCDGRNEEGDGDSDAESPSPPQHSSFAGDETKSSEDYTDQVPSNDDTIYDEFQKSRPSSCSSTPSNNIPLMRIVQSIKHRKRRGSKVLKEGWMVHFTNLDPMRKKHYWRLDTKAITLFHSESSSKYYKEIPLVEIISIETAKTSRSSTMHCFEFKTANVEYYVGEDSSFGDNCSQVPPPPESGIGVHVARSWETIIRQALMPVTTVSSSQEQSTEPEENVTDMSQLYEIFPDEVLGSGQFGTVYGGVHRKSGRAVAIKVIDKLRFPTKQEAQLKNEVAILQNLSHSGVVNLERMFETTERIFVVMEKLKGDMLEMILSSERGRLSERVTKFLITQILIALKHLHSKNIVHCDLKPENVLLSSDNEFTQVKLCDFGFARIIGEKSFRRSVVGTPAYLAPEVLRNKGYNRSLDMWSVGVIIYVSLSGTFPFNEEEDINEQIQNAAFMYPPDPWKEISSDAIDLINNLLQVKQRKRYTVDKSLQHTWLQDYQTWCDLRELEAKVGYRYLTHESDDARWLAYSNQRT; encoded by the exons atGGAGGGACcagaaataacatttttatttcaatttggttTGACTCGTGACACTGTCACTGTTGATGGCAGCACGTTAACTCTTAGGGCTCTTAAAGAATTTGCCTGcgattttataaacactaaatGTCCTGAGCATGGTTTGAATCACTTGTTTGAACGATTGCTTTTATTTAAGCATGATTATAATTCTACCAATATATTACAACTGATCACAAATACAACAGAAGTTGTTGATGAAACTTTGGTAGAGATTGTTTTGACTG CACAAGTGCCAAACGAGGAAGTTCCCATTCGTTCTCATGCTTTAAGTGTTCACTCATATAAGGTTCCAACATTTTGTGATTTTTGTGGAGAAATGTTATTTGGTCTTGTTCGACAAGGTTTGAAATGTGAAG GTTGTGGAATGAATTATCATAAAAGATGCGTTATTAAAATACCTAATAATTGCTCACAAGATGTCAATCAAAGACGTCGCAGTTCAGCAATGCTAAATGTACCCAGATCTCCGAGTCAAGGATCTACCAGTAGTTTGACCAGCATCAGTGATGATAATCATAGTACAAATAATATGCCGAATGTGAGCCAAAATAGTAGTACTTTG ACAATACCAAGTATAATGGCTCCAAAACAATCCCGCTCTCCCTCACTTGGAGGAAGACCAGTATGGGTCGAACGAGAACTTGCAACACGTATAAAAATTCCGCATACATTTGTGGTGCATACATACACTAGGCCAACTGTATGCGGACACTGTAAAAAATTGCTAAGAGGTTTATTTAAACAAGGCCTCCAATGCAAAGATTGTCAGTATAATGCACATAAAAAGTGTATTGATAAAATACCTAAAGACTGTACCGGAGAAAATCCACGAGACAATACAG GTAATGAGTATCCTGATAGTGGAGTTGGCAGTGAACCAGAAGGTAAATGCGATGGAAGGAATGAAGAAGGCGACGGTGATAGTGATGCTGAATCTCCATCACCCCCTCAACATTCTTCATTTGCAGGAGATGAAACAAAATCTTCTGAAGATTAcact GATCAAGTTCCAAGCAATGATGATACTATTTATGATGAATTTCAAAAGTCGAGACCATCGAG tTGCAGTTCCACACCAAGCAATAACATTCCTTTAATGCGTATAGTGCAAAGTATAAAGCACAGAAAACGACGTGGGTCAAAAGTTCTGAAAGAAGGTTGGATGGTGCATTTTACAAACCTTGACCCAatg agAAAAAAACATTACTGGCGTCTTGACACAAAAGCTATAACATTATTTCACAGTGAAAGTAGTTccaaatattataaagaaattccaTTAGTTGAAATAATATCGATTGAAACTGCAAAAACGTCTCGTTCAA GCACAATGCATTGTTTTGAGTTTAAAACTGCCAATGTTGAGTATTATGTTGGGGAAGATTCTTCGTTTGGAGATAATTGTAGCCAAGTTCCTCCTCCTCCAGAAAGTGGAATTGGAGTACACGTAGCTAGATCATGGGAAACTATTATTAGACAGGCTCTTATGCCTGTAACAACTGTATCGAGTA gTCAAGAACAGTCTACAGAACCAGAAGAAAATGTCACAGACATGTCTCAGTTGTATGAGATCTTTCCAGATGAGGTATTGGGTTCTGGTCAGTTTGGTACTGTATATGGTGGTGTTCATCGTAAGAGCGGTCGAGCAGTTGCCATAAAAGTTATCGATAAGCTACGTTTTCCTACAAAACAAGAAGCACAGCTTAAAAATGAAGTTGCTATTCTACAAAATCTTTCTCATAGCGGTGTTGTTAATTTAGAACGGATGTTTGAAACTACAGAACGTATATTTGTAGTAATGGAGAAATTGAAAGGAGATATGTTAGAAATGATACTGAGCTCGGAACGCGGCCGCCTCAGTGAGAGAGTCACTAAATTCTTAATTACACAGATACTGATAGCGCTGAAACATTTACATAGTAAGAATATAGTGCATTGTGATTTAAAGCCAGAAAACGTGTTGTTAAGCAGTGACAATGAATTTACCCAAGTAAAACTGTGCGACTTCGGTTTTGCAAGAATCATAGGAGAGAAAAGTTTCAGAAGAAGCGTTGTTGGTACTCCTGCATATTTAGCCCCAGAAGTTTTAAGGAACAAAGGATACAATCGATCTCTAGATATGTGGAGTGTTGgtgtaattatttatgtatcttTAAGCGGTACATTCCCATTTAACGAAGAGGAAGATATTAATGAACAAATTCAAAATGCTGCTTTCATGTATCCTCCTGATCCATGGAAAGAGATTTCGTCGGATG caattgatttaataaataatttattacaagtaAAACAAAGGAAACGATACACTGTAGACAAAAGTTTACAGCATACATGGCTACAA gATTATCAAACGTGGTGTGATTTACGAGAATTAGAGGCAAAAGTGGGTTATCGTTATTTAACTCATGAAAGTGATGATGCTCGGTGGCTGGCGTACAGTAATCAACGCACATGA